In a single window of the Drosophila albomicans strain 15112-1751.03 chromosome 3, ASM965048v2, whole genome shotgun sequence genome:
- the LOC117570273 gene encoding angiopoietin-related protein 7-like, with protein MFAMKNWVLVFLIAAALCSVINSESISICEEARRTDAECGSYCYAVSKPLLQMAPLCHRKDQEISELKDKLQDLQRKVSAFEAQESHCKIFDELTSLRSAVESMANSRSVNTSDASVELKKCQDRLSNTIGCRNSRTLQQTLTETRDRLKKCLDKDANTTKVEESKAEAKPEYPSNYLGSKNPIVILKVQVPDIAPFRVRCNNEIAGPGWMVIQQQVKGSLVDFERNWETYRSGFGDLHGSHFIGLEKLYHLTKSQPHELYIHMVTFQEFVTQAYYDNFRVDSEAEGYRLIDLGKYSGGAGDAGDALSFNNNQKFSTLDRDNDSYDRVHCAREYKSGWWHNNCTESNLNGIYMRTDEASRWGIWWRPWQRYTPFKAVHMLIRPKL; from the exons ATGTTCGCAATGAAAAATTGGGTCCTCGTTTTCCTAATTGCAGCTGCACTTTGCAGTGTAATCAATTCTGAATCAATTTCC ATTTGTGAAGAGGCGCGCAGAACTGATGCGGAGTGTGGCTCCTATTGCTATGCGGTCTCGAAACCTTTGCTGCAGATGGCACCCTTGTGTCATAGGAAGGATCAGGAGATATCTGAACTCAAGGATAAGCTGCAGGATCTCCAAAGAAAGGTGTCTGCATTTGAGGCACAGGAATCgcattgtaaaatatttgatgaGCTTACTTCATTAAGAAGTGCAGTTGAATCCATGGCGAACTCAAGGAGCGTCAATACTTCGGATGCCTCTGTTGAGTTAAAAAAATGTCAAGATCGCTTAAGTAATACGATCGGCTGTCGAAACTCAAGGACATTACAGCAAACACTCACTGAAACTAGAGATCGACTAAAGAAGTGTTTGGACAAAGATGCAAATACGACGAAGGTTGAAGAGAgtaaagcagaagcaaaacCCGAATATCCTAGCAACTATTTAGGGTCTAAGAACCCTATTGTTATCCTTAAGGTTCAAGTTCCGGACATTGCACCCTTCCGTGTGCGTTGCAACAATGAAATTGCAGGTCCCGGCTGGATGGTTATTCAGCAGCAAGTGAAGGGTTCCCTTGTCGATTTTGAACGCAATTGGGAAACCTATCGATCGGGATTTGGCGACCTTCATGGCAGCCACTTTATTGGTCTGGAGAAGCTTTATCACCTCACAAAATCACAGCCCCATGAGCTCTACATCCATATGGTTACATTTCAGGAATTTGTAACCCAGGCGTACTACGACAATTTCCGAGTGGATAGCGAAGCTGAGGGATACAGATTAATCGACCTGGGCAAGTATTCCGGGGGCGCTGGTGATGCGGGGGATGCATTATCcttcaacaacaaccagaagtTCTCTACACTGGATAGGGACAACGATAGCTACGATCGTGTTCACTGCGCCCGCGAGTATAAAAGTGGGTGGTGGCACAATAATTGCACTGAAAG TAATCTCAATGGAATTTACATGAGAACAGATGAAGCTAGTAGATGGGGCATTTGGTGGAGACCTTGGCAGAGATACACCCCTTTTAAGGCGGTGCACATGCTTATTAGACCCAAGCTGTAG
- the LOC117570272 gene encoding CCAAT/enhancer-binding protein, producing the protein MLNMESPQMYADAVQTLAQLDLKKQPQPLPQQATIGQITLTAMSSAQQQQQQQQQQQQQQQQQQQQQQQQQQQQQVTTDANNNATVQDAALLVKQHAMQQMQLNNNSNNLLQKQMLQQYSTQTDLDELTTQEITLDLQHLIDDQFRDTETLGIFSDMVTSPGGLSATLPPSGMVSAAAKVLQQQQQTLANARQQQHSYGRAALAYMPQAVHSNATYNNHSSDENSSVGSDSSSTIKEEPIDPDYRRHLQESVSSQAAAAAFINNSNGLYNAYQSNTLSNNSSNTSSNNSSSNNSSNNNNNSSNNNSTQFTNLTTANVLAHHNLPHLTANAQQLLKHHSKLQQSQQQQQQHAQQQQHRKHNNKHVDKGTEEYRRRRERNNIAVRKSREKAKVRSKEVEERVKSLLKEKDALLRQLSEMTNELSLHKQIYMQLMNHTNPEVSRVCRSFLNTNEHAL; encoded by the coding sequence ATGCTGAACATGGAATCGCCTCAGATGTATGCGGATGCGGTGCAGACGCTAGCTCAGCTGGACCTGAAGAAGCAACCGCAGCCGCTGCCACAGCAGGCCACAATTGGCCAGATTACGCTGACGGCGATGTCCagtgcacagcagcagcaacagcaacagcaacagcagcagcagcaacaacagcagcagcagcaacaacagcaacagcagcagcagcagcaacaggtgACAACTGATGCGAACAACAATGCAACAGTGCAAGATGCGGCCTTGCTGGTGAAGCAGCATGCCATGCAGCAAATGcagctcaacaacaacagcaacaatctgCTGCAGAAGCAAATGCTGCAGCAATACAGCACACAGACGGACCTCGATGAGCTGACCACCCAGGAGATAACCCTCGACTTGCAGCACCTCATCGACGATCAGTTCAGGGATACCGAGACCTTGGGCATATTCAGTGATATGGTGACCAGTCCGGGCGGACTCTCTGCCACACTGCCGCCGAGTGGCATGGTAAGTGCAGCAGCCAAggtgttgcagcaacagcaacaaacgcTGGCCAATGctcggcagcagcaacactctTACGGCCGAGCTGCTTTGGCCTACATGCCACAGGCGGTGCACTCGAATGCCACGTACAACAATCACTCGAGCGACGAGAACAGCTCGGTGGGCAGCGACTCGAGCAGCACCATCAAGGAGGAGCCCATCGATCCGGACTATCGCAGGCATCTGCAGGAGTCGGTGAGCAGCcaggcggcggcagcggcgttcatcaacaacagcaacgggcTGTACAATGCGTATCAGAGCAACACgctgagcaacaacagcagcaacaccagcagcaacaatagcagcagcaacaacagcagcaacaacaacaacaacagctcgaATAACAATTCGACACAGTTCACCAATCTGACGACAGCCAATGTGCTGGCCCATCACAATCTGCCGCACCTGACGGCGAATGCACAGCAATTGCTGAAGCACCACAGCAAGCTGCAacagtcacagcaacagcagcagcagcacgcccagcagcagcagcatcgcaaGCACAATAACAAGCATGTGGACAAGGGCACCGAGGAGTACCGCAGGCGGAGGGAGCGCAACAACATCGCAGTCCGCAAGAGTCGCGAGAAGGCAAAGGTGCGCTCCAAGGAGGTGGAGGAGCGGGTGAAGTCGCTGCTGAAGGAGAAAGATGCACTGCTGCGGCAGCTGAGCGAGATGACCAATGAGTTGTCGCTGCACAAACAGATCTACATGCAGCTCATGAATCACACCAATCCCGAAGTGAGTCGCGTCTGTCGGAGCTTCTTGAACACCAACGAGCATGCGCTGTAG